The segment GAAATATTGATGTTGACCAACCAACCAGTTCCCCTCTTTCTTTTGCCATATTTGCTTCTTTATAATGATTATCTAATAAATTCTTTACAAGTGTCATTGCCTTTGATTTTTGACCCATAATAACCCCTTCTTTCTTTTATTTAATAGTTTCTTCAAAAGCTAGAATAGCTGCTCCTATAGCTCCCGTAAGTTGAGCATATTTCGATACTTTTATAGGAGTATTAAGTTCCTTTTCCATTGCTTTAACAACTCCATAGTTCTGAGCTACTCCCCCTGTCAAAATAACTTCATCTTCTACTCCTACTCTTTTTACCAAACTAGCAACTCTTTTAGCTATTGACTTATGAATTCCTGCTGTAATATCACTTTTGCTAACCCCTGATGATAGATGCGAAATAACCTCAGATTCAGCAAAAACTGTACATGTATTACTAATTGTTATATCATTTTTAGCTTTACTAGATAAATCTGCTAATTCTTGTGTTTTAACTTCCATTACATTTGCCATAACATCTAAAAAACGTCCAGTTCCTGCAGCACATTTATCATTCATTACAAAATTCATAAGTCTTCCTTTTGAATCTAATTTTAAAGCTTTCGCATCCTGTCCAC is part of the Clostridium botulinum genome and harbors:
- a CDS encoding acyl-CoA dehydratase activase — encoded protein: MMVYTMGIDIGSTASKGVILKDGIDIIAKSIISVGTGTTGPARVLESLFKQCQLNEGDVYKTIVTGYGRMHFDKADKQISELSCHAKGVYHLFNNARTIIDIGGQDAKALKLDSKGRLMNFVMNDKCAAGTGRFLDVMANVMEVKTQELADLSSKAKNDITISNTCTVFAESEVISHLSSGVSKSDITAGIHKSIAKRVASLVKRVGVEDEVILTGGVAQNYGVVKAMEKELNTPIKVSKYAQLTGAIGAAILAFEETIK